TTCTTGCCGTGCGAGCTGGACACGGTAACAGCGCCATCATTCTGGCGGGGGTGGCCGGGTCGCAGTTGTTCAATGCCGTAACCTCGTTCATCGTCACCAAATCTGCCAATGCCGAGCAGGCACGCGGCATCATGTTCTGGCTGCTCGGCAATCTCTCCGGCGTGCGCTGGCCGGATGTCTGGCTGGCGCTACCTGTCAGCCTTGCGGGACTTCTCATCTGCCTCTGGTATGCCCGCGCGCTAGACGCCTTCGCTTTCGGCGGCCAGGCGGCAGCATCGCTTGGGATCCCGGTACGCTGGGTCTATACGGTGCTGATCTCGGTTTCCGCCATCATGACAGCTTCAATGGTGTCCCTGGTCGGGTCCATCGGTTTTGTGGGCCTTGTCATTCCCCACGCCGCACGCATCTTCGTCGGTGTTCGCCATGGTATCCTGCTGCCGGTGACGGCGCTAACCGGGGCCGTTTTTATGATCGTCGCCGACATTCTATCTCGCATCGTCATACCGGGTCAGGTTCTGCCGATCGGCGTCATCACCGCGCTCGTCGGCGCGCCCGCCTTTGCCTTCATCCTGGGGCAGAGAAGGGGGCGGTCATGAAGCTATCCGCCCGTGACCTGCATTTCCATGCCGGTAACGCCGATATTGTGCGCGGTGTTTCCCTTGAGGTCGGCTCCGGGGAGTTCCTCGGCATCATCGGGCCGAACGGCTCAGGCAAAAGCACACTGCTTTCCATGCTGGCCGGCATCCGAAAGCCGCGCCGGGGGCACGTTGCGCTTGGCGGCGAGCCGCTTGGTTCACTGGGGCGACGCGACATCGCGCGCCTGCTTGCCTTTGTGGAGCAACAGGCCGAAACCACCGAGCGCATCACTGCGCGACAGGCCGTGGAGCTTGGGCGCACGCCCTATCTCGGGCCGCTGTCCGCCTGGTCGCCGAACGACACCGCCATTGTCGATGCGGCACTTGTTAATGTCGATATGGCCGATAAGGCCGAGCGCGGCTGGCACCACCTTTCCGGGGGTGAACGGCAGCGCCTGCATATTGCCCGGGCCTTGGCGCAGGAACCACGAATCCTGCTGCTGGACGAGCCCACCAATCACCTCGACATCGGCCACCAGATCAGCCTGCTCGATCTGGTAAAGCGGCAGCGTCTCACAGTCGTCGCAGCGCTGCACGATCTCAATCACGCCGCTATGTTCTGCGACCGCATCGCCGTCATGCATCGCGGCGAGATGATCGCCGTCGGCCCGCCGCGAGAGGTTCTCACCTCCGGGACGATCGCCGAGGTGTTCGGAGTGGACTGCGTGGTTACCATGGACGAGAGAGGCTTTCCGCACATACGTTTTCTGCCGGCGCATGGACTGGCGGAGCATCCAAGGAAAGAACTGGCACGATGAGTAATTTGATGCTGGCAGACGCCCCGAAAAAGATCCGACCGTTTTGCATCGTTGCCGTGATTGCGGCGGCTTTCACAGCCTTTCCGCTTGAGGCCTCGGCCGAGACCTTCGAGGTGAAAATGCTGAACCGTGGCGAAAAGGGCCCGATGGTATTCGAACCTGATCTTCTCGAAATCGCGCCCGGTGACCGCGTGCGCTTTGTGCCCACCCACAAAAGCCACAACGCCGCGACCATCGACGGCATGGTCCCGGAAGGTGCCGAAGGTTTCAAGAGCCGGATCAACGATGAGTTCGAGACCAGTTTCGAAAAGCCGGGCTTTTACGGCATAAAATGCTCGCCGCATTACGGGATGGGCATGGTGATGCTCATCAAGGTTGGCGATGCGGGCTTGCCGCAGAGCTACAGGACAGTGGATGTTCCCGGTCGTGCGAAGCCACGATTGGACGATCTTTTCGACCAGGCGGAAAAATGAGGTGTAGGCGTCGCAGCTTTCCCC
This sequence is a window from Agrobacterium tumefaciens. Protein-coding genes within it:
- a CDS encoding FecCD family ABC transporter permease: MNGLSLHLGRAGLVFAALALLLIALMAGAAIGETAIPFDVVAKTIANRVFDAGYPLEPLDEGIVWSYRLSRAVVAACCGASLALAGAVLQSLLRNPLADPYILGISAGASTGAVAVALLGFGAGFLTMPAGALIGAFIAFSLVSLLAVRAGHGNSAIILAGVAGSQLFNAVTSFIVTKSANAEQARGIMFWLLGNLSGVRWPDVWLALPVSLAGLLICLWYARALDAFAFGGQAAASLGIPVRWVYTVLISVSAIMTASMVSLVGSIGFVGLVIPHAARIFVGVRHGILLPVTALTGAVFMIVADILSRIVIPGQVLPIGVITALVGAPAFAFILGQRRGRS
- a CDS encoding pseudoazurin; its protein translation is MLADAPKKIRPFCIVAVIAAAFTAFPLEASAETFEVKMLNRGEKGPMVFEPDLLEIAPGDRVRFVPTHKSHNAATIDGMVPEGAEGFKSRINDEFETSFEKPGFYGIKCSPHYGMGMVMLIKVGDAGLPQSYRTVDVPGRAKPRLDDLFDQAEK
- a CDS encoding ABC transporter ATP-binding protein, producing MKLSARDLHFHAGNADIVRGVSLEVGSGEFLGIIGPNGSGKSTLLSMLAGIRKPRRGHVALGGEPLGSLGRRDIARLLAFVEQQAETTERITARQAVELGRTPYLGPLSAWSPNDTAIVDAALVNVDMADKAERGWHHLSGGERQRLHIARALAQEPRILLLDEPTNHLDIGHQISLLDLVKRQRLTVVAALHDLNHAAMFCDRIAVMHRGEMIAVGPPREVLTSGTIAEVFGVDCVVTMDERGFPHIRFLPAHGLAEHPRKELAR